ATAATTTATGAAAGTATCCATTGCTGAGAATAAATGTGTCCTTGTGCAGGCAATGGATCACTGACTGATTGGCAGCatcaagcgcgcacacacacacacacacacacacacacacacacacacacacacacacacacacacacacacacacacacacacacacgcacacacacacacatttacaggtgACTCTCCCAAGGTCAATGCTGATgtaatgctgttggcatttatAATTCATCAGGTATTACACTAAAGAAATCTGGAGGAATCCATCCAAATGTCAGTTGAAATGTAACAAGGCAGTTTTCCACCATAgtctaaaaatatttaatattttgtggAGTTTTAGGTCTTATTTTGAATTTCTGACAGGTTATTCATctaatgtttttcctttttatgacctcatgttttgtattgtattattatatGTTGCATTATCCATGTTTTtaatctgtgtttgtttttttaatgcttttatgTCTTTGTCATCCGTTTCTGCTTTTAttaaatgtttgtatttttacgcaatatcattttgaatatttttgattttgttgtttttcatttatttgttttattactattttcttctcattttttgtgaatattttgtatttgtgcattttgtcatatgtttgtaattttattatatatatttttcattttgtacattttgtctgtagctttatttttttcaaattggtgTCTCATATTTTGAAttatttggaaatattttgcCATTATGTGTTTTATGAGAAATATTCCAGTATTTTTTCtgatgtgtgtgtaaatgtaaattaatatacATACTTCTTATTTTTatatgtttttgtctttttgttgtaaTATATAGTAGTATTTGTGTAGGTCATATACACATTTTTCATGCAATATTGTGTGAAGtccttgttttttaatttttttatttgtcaatattagggttttttcctcatattttgtattgtttaatGTATGAGTGTGTTACTCTATTAACATACTCATACTTTTTCGTATGATTTCTTCATCTAATAATTTAGTGTTCTGCCATTGACTGATGACCAGTTCgggatgtagtctgcctttcacaCACAGTCAGCTGAGTCACCCCCTTGTAACCCAGTTCGAGATAAGTGGTTTTGAAAAGAATGGAAGGAtgaatcataatcataatttagtgtgggttttttttgttgttattttctcaAGTATctaaatatttttcattcattagtcttgcgatatttgtattttttttttgtttgaaataatatttttccttttttgtcaaactttatatatatacatatataaaaccaaccagatatcctgatcatagataaagggcagaggaaagccgttgtcctggatgtcgcggtcccaagtgatggaaacatcacaaagaaggaacacgagaaactcaagaaatacccAGGGcttagagaggagctggagagagcctggattgtaaaggtgacagtcgtgcctgtggtggtcggagcactcggggcagtgacccccaaactagatgagtggttgcaacagatcccgggaacaacatcggacatctcagtccagaaatgtgcagaaccctcaagcttcctggcatctggtagaggacccgagctgaatgagggacggacaccacccgaggtgtGAGAtgaggataaaaaaatatatatatatatatatatatatatatatatatatatatatatatatatatatatatatatatatatatatatatatatatattcatcttctgtaccgcttgatcctcactagggtcgcggggggtgctggagcccatcccagccgtctccgggcagtaggcgggggacaccctgaatcagttgccagccaattgcagggcacacatagacgaacaaccatccacgctcacactcacacctagggacaattttgagtgttcaatcagcctgccacgcatatttttggaatgtgggaggaaaccggagcacccggagaaaacccacgcagacccggggagaacatgcaaactctacacagggaggccggagctgggatcgaacccagtacctctgcactgtgaagccgacgtgctaaccactggactaccgggccgccctatatatctatatatatattgcgcgtcgtcccgcacgcggtctgtccttccgtctgtcccttttcaaaacgtacctacttcaccgcgccgctgcgcgccgccactgcgcgccgccactgcgccgctcaggcagtggctcactacgatcgcgcgggcatcttagcgaaaaaaatgttgtctacccacaagcattgcaatgaatttgttagttatttagtagagctaaacatctctttatttttgcgacaagcaatgaagatgaacaaaaagttgaaccaagcaacaacacttttgtgggccgaaggccaccttaccagccttccgcaggaactagctgatgagccgcccggagggcggcgaaccagctagtgtgtgtgtgtgtgtgtgtgtatatatatatatattatatatataatatatatatatatagtttttgtgttttcattgtaAGATTTTCCACATTTCCACTATTACATTACATGCACCATCTTTCCACCATGGTCTAAAAATAGCATGGTCTCATGACTGGAAGGTCCCGTCACCTTGTAAAATATGGATGGGTCTTGCACAATCGGCAGGCTAGTCACAAATCAACTTGTTGGATTTCTGCTCACTCAGCAGACAACTCATGAGATGCATGTAAAACAGGCTTCAAAGTTCAGCATTTGACTTAAGTATGTTGTCGGGATGTACTGATGGATGGTCTGACCGTGATCACAAAATGGCAACTTATAGCTGCCGTGTCTTATTGATCAGTGACATACTCCAGCATATTGATTCAGTGCCGTGACTTTGCTTGCTAGGGCGTGTTTTGCATTCGTCTTTTgattcagtttttttaaaaaatgacagaatCAGAACATGTGTCCGAAAAAAAGTTGCCAATTTACATTAGAGGCAAATGAGAAATTGGCCCACCACAAGCAGCAGATGGCACTATCGTGAGAAATGGTTTTGGGGTGTTTAGAAGACAGTAAATTCGATTGTCTgccacaaattgaaaaaaaaaaatcaagtatcTTCTAAAAATGTATACAATTGTTTATATTATTAATTGAACTTTTAATACACCACAAACGATGATCCACTTTAAATATCATTTGAAACTCTTTTTACATTATTCTGAAAGCAAAATGGCttgcagatgatttgatttcagCAGAGCAAAAACATAAACATGCCCCATAGACTCTCTGTAAACTTCCGGGATCAACAGCTTTGTTTACAGCAGTGCCATCTTCTGGATGTGGTGGGGTATTTCCCTATTTATTCTTAAAGCAAATACTGCAGTCAAGTGCGAACGTTAGCTACTAGCCATTAGAAGGTTGGCAAGCTCGCAGTTAGTGGGAACGAACGCATACGACAGGTCGACTGCTTTGactatttattgttattattattaagagggGAAAGTGACAAGTTGATTTACATTAAACCTAAATTGTGtactgtaccaaccttcggcgggccggattaaaaagaccaacaggccggatctggcctgcgggccgtagtttgcccatcctGCCCGAGACTTGTGGtttttaaccttgttagaggtaccgaacccaaccagtccaTATGCAAATTCACCgaatttttacaaattcaagccataaaaaatgaatttataaaaaactgaaaaaagtaaacaaaatgaaatgtcatagGTAccgtaaaggttttttttttaaattgtatgacgtactatcGCGACAGTCACACTGTGACTACTGAGCAAATTAAATTTCCCGCATTACTGATTGGTTATgcacaatgtaatgtgatcatctgcagccagcgatggccaagcgggcgtgtcataattaattgacatgagtcgggtgtgttttaaccaccatggcagaggctccgcccAACCCCTGAGACCAACTCACTTGATTCCCTGGGtttcgatcaaacccaggttaagaaccattgCCCTCGACCCAGCAGGTGCCTCTTAATTTTGCTCCtaattcatattttatatttaatgtatcatatATTATTTAGAATTGTTATTATTCAttgttgtattttcatttgatttggcaATATTTATGAGGTGTTTTATGTGTGTCATTAGAATCTCTAACTAGGTGTGGTGCTACACGCTAGTTTACTGAAGAGAGCCCAAAAAGTGATTTGACTAATGGATATGTATTTGTAGTCAGTAATTAATGTCAATTTAAACTGTTTTGCTCAGTGCACAATTCAACCTGTGTGACTTCATTCTGTTAATCACTTTATGATTATGACACATTAGCAGCGTagtaataaagtaaaaataaagggAAAAGTTCCCCTTGCGTGATACTCAACTTtcacaaataagataagataagtcaAAGCAAATAGTGTTGGTTGGTTTCCCGCATGTACAAAATTGTGTCAACAATCCAGAGGGCCGCTGACTCAATCGATGAGCTCATCGTAAACAGAGAGGGGCGGGAACTTTGGGAGAATtcgaagtgtaatttggaaatcAGTCTGGAGTCACATGCAGTTAAAGGAGACATACTATACCATGTTTTTACCCATTTTTAACAGTTCATATTTGCCTTAATAAAATCTCTGTGAAATTCttccattgaaatacacaaaggAATGACAGGACACTTGACACTCACACTAGTTGAaattactcagattttggcCCGCAGTTCTGTCtcatgcaaataaataatgtgaCCTTTGTTAACATGACGCAATTGGAGCAGAGCCAGGGCATTACGACCAAGCGAGtcagggtaacaaaatgagcATTGAGCATCATAGTCGTTATAAACAGGGGTGCATGTAAGTGGTGTGCTGGTGCGCTTTAGGGCTGAAAATTGAGAATTGCACCCCAGTTCAAGGCTGTACAACACTTTGCGTACAAATGGGTCAGGCAAGCCTCAATTCGAAATCAAGTCATCCACCTCAAAAATTGCTTCTGAGgggcaacttcaaaataaaatattggtgagatatccatccatccatccatccatccatttttgacactgcttatcctgatcAGGGTTGCAGAGCCtaaccagctgactttgggtggaaggcagactacaccctgaacacaTTGATATCCATGTTCGGTGTtactttttgcttttatttgatttttattttagccCAGCGGCTGTTTGCATAGCTTGACAACGCTAATGGCTACATATCGGGCAAGAAGGTGGGGGAACACGCTGCAGGAGGGCCGCTGGCGAGACAGTTCTAATAAATATGAATTTAATTTCTTAAAACATTAAATTGTACTGTTTTAATAAGTTGCCTTTGTGAAACCCTGTTTTACTTTATGTTGTTGTAATTAGAatataaaaaatgaagaaaaaaaaagatacaatctTTATTCACTTATATTAAAGGTGCTCATGTGACGAGAGGACCCAAGCGCGTCCACCAGATACACCCAAAAATTCTGCACCATCGGTTGCAAATctttaaaacacaaatattctAACTCAAACACGTAGACAGTTACATATCTACACCATTACTCGCAGGCATATATTCCTTGTTCTGTTGTATTGTGGTTTTATGATaattgttctgtaaagcactttgttacagctacagctGTGGTATAAGcactccatctatccatccaaggGTCAAGGGGGTGCCGGAgcatatctcagctgtcttcgggcagtaggagggggacaccctgaaccggttgccagccaattgcaggacaaacacagatgaacaaccattcacgcttacactcacaactagagacaatttggagtgttcaatcagcctgccatgcatgtttctggaatgagggaggaaaccaggggtgcccggagaaaacccacgcaggcagggggagaacatgcaaactccaaatggAAGGCCGGAGGAACCTACagcctcagcactgtgaggtcgacgcgctaaccactggaccaccaggccaccaAAGTTATAATCCCTACTCAGACAACAGCAAACCAAGAAGACAAGTTTGCTCTTTGCACATGACGTGACCAGGATTTGAACCAAGGTTCCTGCATCCACAACACTGGGTACAAACCACTACACGACCACGGCCTTCATCAAAGCGATCTATAACTAAAAATCTATTGTATTAActcctgtgaaaaacaaaacactgtatTACGGTCGGTCAGTCGTGACCGTCTTCTTTGTGGTTCAGCATGAAATCCACGTCGTATATAggtataaaaatgtcatttttgaaaaatcaaataTTATTGACAACATTCTTAATTCGACCCTCCctgtcccacaaaaaaaaaaaaaacaaattaaaaatgaatgattgtATTATATCAGTACATCCTATTAAGTAATGCCAGGGAGAGCTGAAACTGGATGAAGAgaatagaaaaaaagatgaatagaTAGTGGATCAGCCAGGTTTTACGTCCAGAGAGTTGGCCAGGACCAATCGTGGAAAGTTTGCCTAATACAGGCATGAAGCCTGTTGGTTCAGGTGAGCGGGGCTTTCCGTCCCCGCCCCCTGGCCTGTCATTTGTGCTTGCGTCACACAGGTTCAGGTAAGGAAGTGGAACAGAGAAACGGCCGACATACAAGAAAAGCAGCAAAAGTGTCGAGTTCCTCATTTGAAAGCGTAAACAGAGAAACATACGGAGTCAATTTTCGACAATTGACCATCACCTCTACACACTTCACTACGTGAGTCTTCTCATTTgatcttttaaaaataatatcaatGCACGGCAATGGTATTACTGGACTGTGTCCATTCTATCATTGTTTAAACTGAATGCTGTTCCAGTTATATAATACAGCACTTTATGCTGATTACTTTATGATAAATCAACATTtgtgtttattgtgcatttATTTCTAATAATGCAAGAGCTGTTCGCCGCATCTGCAGAGGCTTTGCATTGTATGTCACTTTTTTTACTCTCCATACATTTTTAGAATACGgctgtttcatttttgttttcctaacacaAATAATTGTATTGAAGCAAGTTATTCGCTTGCTAAGGATTCAGTTATAGAGTAAGTGCAATGCATACAGAAATGGTTTGGGTCCAGTCAGCAAAGCGTCAAAAAGGTAAAAGGAACGTAATTTATAAAATTATAAGTACTGTTAAAAGTTTACTGGcagcaaataataataacaacactaATTTGTGTATCTATTTGTTGTCCTGAATGTAAGAGAATTTAGAGTCAGTCCGAgtatgttatttgtttttgatgcatttgattcaaacaaaaaaaaaatcattaaatgcATGTTATTATTGTTAAGTACTAAAGAATACATCCAATAAATGCACTTGCAgcaaaaaatctgaatacagTGGAGTGTAACAAGCAACtgtagcatgcatgcatacaaagacgtgcgcacacacagaaaTTTTAATATAAGGTTAAAgaacaatttttatttcattttgtaaagtgtgcatcaaataaaattattaaTAAATTATTAATACTAATAAAATTATtagttttttaattaataaaagaCTGACAACATTTCCTGTATTTGTTGTAGAATACTCTGTTTTAATTGTCTTTAGTATGACAGCTGTGCTGTCTTTTGTCGGAGTCATATGTCACTTAATACGcaatatgacaaaaacattttttattgagTCATAACAAGCCTCAAATGCAACGACTTACATCCTGTTGATTTCCTAGAAAGGTGAGTCACTTACGGTAAACACTGATATGAAAAATTTAGAAAAGCTTTTAGCGGAATTAGTTATGgcagtattttttattatagatTCAATTCAAATTGTATTGCTCCAAAAAACATTAATATTCAGTACATATAATGAGAAGCACTTTGAAAGAagtcaagatttttttaaataggaaaGCAActttagaaataaaaaaaaagttatactaccaggaaataatgaaaataaagaataattaaaaataagtaactgaagcaaaaaaagtaaataatataacggtgtacagtactgtattattgACAGTTTactattttattcattaaattaagcaaaacattttcttttgttttgcaagtaaagcaaaaaaatattgaacagtAAACCAAAATAGATACAATGATTAACTTAAATGGATGATTTAGATAAAGTGTGACATATATTATCTTGTGATTGCAGTTGTCCGGCCATGGAGGACAAAACAGCCCATCAATGGACCAACATCAGTCCTGTGATTTCAGTGGCGCCCAACGATACGCGCCGTCTTCTGGAAGTCTACGTCAAACGCAGCCTAAGCCTGAATGATGAGTCACTCAGCGTCAAGCATCCCGAGCGCAAACTCAAATGGGTGACCATTCCTAAAAGGCATCGGAGACATTCCAGCGACCCTTCCTTTCACTTGGCCGATGATTTGAACGATGGTACTTTCCGGTCGCTCGCTCCCGCCGAAACTCCCCCAGCAATAGTGTCAGAGGGCAAGGTCAGCAAGAAGTCCCAGAAGAACAAAAAGCCCTCCTTGTGGAAGAGCTTCCTGGGTTTATTCTCACGGAAGAGCACTGTGGAGAGAGCCGAGGACCAGGGGTGTCCATCGGGCATTCCAGAGGGGTCCGACGATGACTCGGACTACACCTCCGTGTGCTTGCCCGCCTCGACTACGGCCTCCTCGACAAAGAAGAAGTCCTCAAAGAGAAAGAGTTTGAAAAGAAGGTTCTCCAAGAGGCGCCTCTCCCTTATTATGAACAACAAGAAAGAGGAGTTCAACCCTGCAGACACCAGCAGAGGTATGATTTCACAACCACATATGGATGACGAACACTTATTTGTTCTGCCTTGTCACGACACGTCACTGGcaccaaaaaataaactaaTTCCCTATTGAGACGCTGGGTGGGAATCGTTGGTTTGTTAGAAAGTGTGCATTGCTTTTAACTAATGTCCTGTTGTTGATTTTCAGCTGTGGTGAGCGTGGAACCGACCATCTCCTACTATGAGAAGGTGTCTGAGGAACTGGATAAGATTCTCCACGAGGTCAAGGAAAAAGATGAGCTGGACACTATGTCAGATGGTAAGGACGCCGGGTATTGCTTTCATAATGTTGCTTGCAGTTTGGGGGCCCTTGGCAGTAAAATAGAGTGGTTCACATACTTGACAACCCAACTCATCCTGGGCTCACAAAGCTTAAAGTTGCAGTCCCGTATGCTAGCTGGGTATATGCTTTGCAGGACTGGAGCATAAAAGGCTGACAGTCAGCGTGGGAAATATGTACTGATTGCGAAAACGTTGGATGGCCTTCATTTTGGCTGTGCAACTGCATCATGAACTTGAGTAGAAATTAACTGAAGCTGGTAGTACATGTCCATTCAGGACATTGCAATCTCCAGAAACGGAAAAACACCGTAAGCCATAAAGTGCATACCTACCGGGATATTCGTTAACGTTACCTGGGGAAGTAATTTCTCACAATCAAGTCGGTTGTTGagaaaatgaatattaaaacTCTGTCCATGTACCTGACGAAGCTGGAAGGCCTGCTGATATTGATCAAAATCTTAATGATGTGTTCTGTTGCAATGAGTCGACTAATGGTCTTCTCAATGGTCCGACCGGTTGCGCCCATGCACGAGATGGGCAGTGGGGCTTTCaaattaatataaataataataaaggtatGTTAGATGGGCAGATTAAAAAGATCAATAGGTCGGTAGTTAGGCATGTAGGTAGGTAGCtcagtaaatggatggatggtataggCTGCTGTCAGGCAGATTAACTCAACTTCTTGttcatttttcttcccccccaatCTCCGCAGAGGAAGTCATCAACCGGATCATTGCTTTGACAAAGGAGCAGGGAGACGCTATCGACGGCAAGGTCAGTCAGTGGCCATCACCCAGATGCTAAGAAATTTActcttcatttcacattttactCACTGACACATGATTCATCGTCAATATTAAGCAGGTGGGTAGGCTACATACTGCTGCGATAAAAATAACACGCCCACATGTTGATGACTAACATTATAGATCAgtggaaaaaatattaaatttacccaattaggaagatgaatgaatgaatgaatacccaATTGTGACAAGGGCTCAACGCCGGTGATAGGTAGGTTAGGTAGGTATACTAGCTACAGGTAGCTAGCAAAGAAGGTATTAGGTGGGTTAGATGGGTAACatagttcatccatccattttctaatctgtttatcctcgcaagggtcgcgggcatacaggagcctatcctagctgtcttaaggcagcaggcggggtacaccctgaactggttgccagccaatcgcagggcaggtAACATAGTTAAGCATACTTGAAGTGGGAAGATATATTCAATGGGTAGGTAGGTTTAAAGGGCAGATTACATGAGTAGATAAAGAACAGAGGTAGGTTGAAAGGGGAGTTAAATCGGTAAATTGGTAGGTAGACAGGTAGGTAGGTCGGCCGGCAGGCCGGTTGCATGGGTTGGTTCGATGGGTACAGTAGGTAGGCAGGTTTAATGGGTAGGTAGGAAGGTATGTTAAATGAATAGATATATTAGATTAAATTAGTGGTAATTAGTGGTTAAAGAAGGAGGTTAGTTAGGTAGGTTGGATAGATATGTGGGTCATATGGGTAATTAGAATGTTTGGTAAGTCGATTACCTGGGCAGAAAAGCAAGTTTGAAGTTACATCGGGAGTTAAGTTCTGAAGCAAGTTACATAGGTAGGTTCGGCAGAACGGTTGTTAAATGGGTCAAGCGTTATTGTGATAAGGCAGCTGGACCACAGGAGGTGATAAGTAGTCATGGTAGTCAAAGTTCAAACTTCAGCATGCATGCGTGTGATATTTTTTAGTCCTACGTCATGCATCATTGCCCGCTGTTGACTTTCCAGCTTGTAAACAATGGCCACCCTTGAGGAGATTTGCATGAATGCTCATGTCGCAGCACTTTTATGAGAACTCACCATTGGAAGGATTTTCTTGACTGACCTTTAACCTTTCTGCCTTTGTGGTTTTCTATGCAGATTAAAGACAACTCCACCCTGAGTAACTTCTTCAAGAGGATGTCATATTCGTCCTTCCAGAGGCTggccgatgcatatttggagAAGGAGGCCTCACCCACGCGCACACAGCCCACTGTCCTACCCACGGCACCGGAGCTGGTCAAGCTGGCCTTTATGTTGGACTTCACGGCTCGTATCGCCGGCCTCTCCCGCCAAAACGTTGGGCACATCACTGGCTTGGGCAACCGCTACCTGCAAGACCGATTTGAATATAAACAAGTAAGACATTATAAACCTGTTCTGGATCCGTTTCCAAACTTTTACTGAGCcaagatactgtatgtgttttacatgagaaaaaaaaatctcacagcgcagcattcaacaaaaatatcatgaaaagaaaagacagcGGTACTCCATATATTTGCAGATTTACCTAGAGATAAAAACCTGCCCTCCATTGTTAACTGGCCAAACTCCTgtctaaggaaaaaaaatagtaattcattgccattttgtggcatccaGGGGAAATTCTAAACATTTTATAGTCAATCGGATATTTGGCTGACTctaaaatgtcatatttatcCAAGGAAACATGAGGATCactatttattgaaaaaaaaagacgtctcAGTGTATTCACAAATTTACTTACTTAGTGTGAGATCTGGTCCAGTTTAAATGAACTCAAAGCTCTTATTTTTCTGTataaatggcaacaggtggctttacatgttattttctgtggaagagcatttattttattttacttgttaTTACATGTCATAGCTATTGTAGATGAAtaaagcaagaatgtatgtcCACAATTATTTTTAGTATATAAAGAATGTTTTATACTAATTATGTAAAATTGGGTAATTTCGTGTATCACGTGtgatcatctattttttttatttatttatttgtggtcTCTTCTAGGCATGTTTGGACCAGCACTGATGACAGAGGTGGTGACTATGCAGATGGTGGAAACATTTCCAGCAGTTCAATTAAGCTGAGGATGTGGTGCAAGTTTCcaacatgatttttgtttttgtttttttcatttgtgtttaaTTATGCCGGAAGAGCATAATTTGCTGACACGGAAGCTTTGAGGACATTCCAAAGTGAACTTCACCCTATTGGTTGGCTCTAATATTGGAGTGGAGTGGTGCTGCAGGGCTCTTGTGACACAAAcgtgatgttattttattttttgtgccacaATTGGAATGGGAAGGTataaatggaaaagaaaaaagcaaaatcacagACAATTAAGTCTGGTCGaaaaatgctgcatcagaggTCTTTAAATCGTGAGATAAGCTAAATATTTGTGGCCATTGGCCATTGGAGTACAGAATCTATAGACCCTCATTTCAGTCTAAGACAACTAAATGCTATGCAATTATTAAATACTTGTAGTGTTTATGTGTTATTGTTTAAATTTTGCAACTGACATAAGAAGTGGTACACACACTaaatttgctttcgtgggccagaAAAGAATGATGCAGGGGAACGTAACTAGCCCGTGGGCCTCGAGTTCGAGATTGCAACCTGAGCTACAGTTAAAACAATATATACGCAGTCTATGTGTTAGAAATGTGATGCTTTATTGATTTTGTTGAGAAACAACCCTGTGCAATATTGTTTACAATTCCACAATTTCACAACTAAGAAAGTGTTATATGTTTGTGTTAGTCTTATTTATCAGAAGCTGGAATCAAATGAGAGatagtttgtttttaatgtgaatgctggcattcattttgcaaatatatatatatatttttaaagctgTGTTGTCATTTTAGCATGTTGGACAAAGGTGGAGGGGATTAGCCTGTGTTGTTTTAGCCGATGCTAAAAAGCAATGAGAGAAAGTCAAACAAGTGCCACACCTTTGGTCGACCTAATTCATACCTCCCGACTTGTAAAAACAACATTGTGCGGCG
The DNA window shown above is from Hippocampus zosterae strain Florida chromosome 9, ASM2543408v3, whole genome shotgun sequence and carries:
- the LOC127607122 gene encoding uncharacterized protein LOC127607122, which encodes MEDKTAHQWTNISPVISVAPNDTRRLLEVYVKRSLSLNDESLSVKHPERKLKWVTIPKRHRRHSSDPSFHLADDLNDGTFRSLAPAETPPAIVSEGKVSKKSQKNKKPSLWKSFLGLFSRKSTVERAEDQGCPSGIPEGSDDDSDYTSVCLPASTTASSTKKKSSKRKSLKRRFSKRRLSLIMNNKKEEFNPADTSRAVVSVEPTISYYEKVSEELDKILHEVKEKDELDTMSDEEVINRIIALTKEQGDAIDGKIKDNSTLSNFFKRMSYSSFQRLADAYLEKEASPTRTQPTVLPTAPELVKLAFMLDFTARIAGLSRQNVGHITGLGNRYLQDRFEYKQACLDQH